In Stomoxys calcitrans chromosome 2, idStoCalc2.1, whole genome shotgun sequence, the following proteins share a genomic window:
- the LOC131994866 gene encoding uncharacterized protein LOC131994866, translated as MPTPTSGGVVLYNPDWEPSSPRRQIGDTCSSAQSPHRQETRIKKIQSDTITTDSKTKSTLDPQLQHHNNHKCGTQHTTPTNSNIANPPPVKYNVYLLQSTILII; from the exons ATGCCTACGCCCACCTCCGGAGGAGTGGTGTTGTACAACCCGGATTGGGAGCCGTCTTCGCCCAGGAGACAGATTGGGGATACGTGTTCGTCGGCCCAGTCACCTCACAGGCAAGAAACCAGGATTAAAAAG atacaaagtgacacaataacaaccgactcaaaaaccaaatctacactcgacccacaattgcaacatcacaacaaccataagtgcgggacacaacatacaacaccaactaattctaatattgcaaaccccccacctgttaaatacaatgtctatctactacaatcaactatactcataatttaa